In Defluviitalea raffinosedens, one DNA window encodes the following:
- a CDS encoding sigma factor-like helix-turn-helix DNA-binding protein: protein MKIINLRDLYPFYKSDFLIEIADEVAELIKQIERKEHADYERIRVNKAYYSLDSGDGIERDIVLLVLSPEEIYERKMSKQELYAAINSLPEKQAKRIYAHFFLGMSKSEIARIEGVNKCQVSRSIDKALKNIEKFLKKFL, encoded by the coding sequence ATGAAGATAATCAATTTACGGGATTTATACCCGTTTTATAAATCTGACTTTCTTATTGAAATTGCAGATGAAGTTGCAGAACTGATCAAACAGATAGAGCGAAAAGAACATGCAGACTATGAGCGCATACGCGTAAACAAGGCATACTACTCTCTTGACTCTGGTGATGGAATAGAAAGAGATATTGTTCTGCTTGTATTATCACCGGAAGAAATCTATGAACGAAAAATGAGCAAACAGGAATTATATGCTGCTATCAACAGCCTGCCGGAAAAACAGGCAAAGCGTATCTATGCGCATTTTTTTCTTGGCATGAGCAAATCAGAAATAGCCAGGATTGAAGGTGTTAACAAATGCCAGGTATCCCGTTCAATTGATAAAGCATTAAAGAATATTGAAAAATTTTTAAAAAAATTTCTTTAA
- a CDS encoding helix-turn-helix domain-containing protein, translating into MMHNDLDSLGEILKAARKSNNLTREQLAERINISPRYLMSIENENKKPSYSVLFRLIRELGISADAIFYPEGKHTNNEIDQITRLLYQCDERGLKVMSATVKALLETK; encoded by the coding sequence ATGATGCACAATGATTTAGATAGTTTAGGTGAAATTCTAAAAGCTGCAAGAAAAAGCAATAACCTTACCCGTGAACAATTAGCAGAAAGAATAAACATATCACCCCGATATTTGATGTCCATAGAAAACGAAAATAAAAAGCCAAGCTATAGTGTTCTTTTTCGTCTCATCCGCGAATTAGGCATATCAGCTGACGCAATTTTCTATCCTGAAGGTAAACATACCAATAATGAAATAGATCAAATTACTCGCTTGCTTTATCAGTGTGATGAACGCGGTCTCAAGGTTATGTCAGCGACAGTTAAAGCTTTATTGGAAACTAAATGA
- a CDS encoding cyclic lactone autoinducer peptide translates to MLKFISKSLFQGLAAVFAVVAMTNIGTTSMFLMYQPEPPKNLKK, encoded by the coding sequence ATGTTAAAATTTATTAGCAAATCTCTATTTCAAGGATTGGCAGCAGTGTTCGCTGTAGTGGCCATGACAAATATTGGAACAACAAGCATGTTTCTTATGTACCAGCCGGAGCCACCAAAGAACTTAAAAAAGTAG